Proteins encoded by one window of Pseudomonas sp. PSKL.D1:
- a CDS encoding MFS transporter: MTSSTYAEAPAAPVNSPARVATASFIGTAIEFYDFYVYATAAALVIGPVFFPSGSGTAQMLAAFLTFGIAFLARPLGSALFGHFGDRIGRKSTLVASLLLMGVSTTLIGVLPGYDSIGVWAPIILCLLRFGQGLGLGGEWGGAALLATENAPEGKRAWFGMFPQLGPSIGFLAANGLFLTLALVLSDEQFREWGWRIPFLLSAALVLVGLYVRLKLEESPVFAKAVARHERVKMPVVDLFSKYWLPTLLGAAAMVVCYALFYISTVFSLSYGVTTLGYSRETFLGLLCFAVVFMALATPLSAWLSDRYGRKPVLIVGGLLAVASGFTMEPLLTSGSTTGVALFLAIELFLMGVTFAPMGALLPELFPTHVRYTGASAAYNLGGIVGASAAPFFAQKLVSMGGLSWVGGYVSVAAVISLIAVLCLKETRNTEL, translated from the coding sequence ATGACAAGCAGCACCTATGCCGAAGCGCCCGCAGCGCCGGTCAACTCGCCTGCGCGCGTAGCCACCGCCAGCTTTATCGGCACCGCCATCGAGTTTTACGACTTCTACGTTTACGCCACTGCCGCCGCCCTGGTAATCGGCCCGGTGTTCTTCCCGTCCGGGTCGGGCACCGCGCAAATGCTGGCTGCCTTCCTCACTTTCGGTATCGCCTTCCTCGCCCGCCCGCTGGGCTCGGCGCTGTTCGGCCACTTCGGCGACCGCATCGGGCGCAAGTCGACGCTGGTGGCCTCGTTGCTGCTGATGGGCGTGTCCACCACGCTGATCGGCGTGTTGCCGGGTTATGACAGCATCGGCGTGTGGGCACCGATCATTCTGTGCCTGCTGCGCTTTGGCCAGGGCCTGGGCCTGGGTGGTGAATGGGGCGGCGCCGCGCTGCTGGCGACGGAAAACGCGCCGGAAGGCAAGCGCGCCTGGTTCGGCATGTTCCCGCAGCTTGGCCCCTCGATTGGCTTCCTGGCGGCCAATGGCCTGTTCCTGACCCTGGCGTTGGTGCTCAGCGATGAGCAGTTCCGCGAGTGGGGCTGGCGTATTCCCTTCCTGCTCAGCGCTGCCTTGGTGCTGGTAGGCCTTTACGTGCGCCTGAAACTGGAAGAAAGCCCGGTGTTTGCCAAGGCCGTAGCCCGCCATGAGCGGGTGAAAATGCCGGTGGTCGACCTGTTTTCCAAGTACTGGCTGCCGACATTGCTGGGCGCGGCCGCCATGGTGGTGTGCTATGCGCTGTTCTACATCTCGACGGTGTTTTCGCTGAGTTACGGCGTGACCACGCTGGGCTATAGCCGGGAAACGTTCCTGGGGCTGCTGTGTTTTGCTGTGGTGTTCATGGCCTTGGCTACACCGCTATCGGCCTGGCTCAGCGACCGTTACGGGCGCAAGCCGGTACTGATTGTGGGCGGCCTGCTGGCGGTGGCATCGGGCTTCACCATGGAGCCGTTGCTGACTTCGGGGTCGACCACGGGGGTGGCGCTGTTCCTGGCCATCGAGCTGTTCCTGATGGGCGTGACCTTTGCACCGATGGGGGCTTTGCTGCCTGAGTTGTTCCCTACCCACGTGCGTTATACCGGTGCTTCGGCGGCGTATAACCTGGGCGGTATCGTGGGAGCCTCGGCGGCGCCGTTCTTTGCTCAGAAACTGGTGAGCATGGGCGGGTTGAGCTGGGTGGGGGGTTATGTGTCGGTGGCGGCGGTGATCAGCTTGATTGCTGTGTTGTGCCTGAAAGAGACGCGTAATACCGAGCTTTGA
- the purT gene encoding formate-dependent phosphoribosylglycinamide formyltransferase has product MTRIGTPLSPTATRVLLCGCGELGKEVVIELQRLGVEVIAVDRYANAPAMQVAHRSHVINMLDGVALRAVIEAEKPHYIVPEIEAIATATLVELENEGFNVVPTARATQLTMNREGIRRLAAEELDLPTSPYHFADTFEDYAKAVADVGYPCVVKPVMSSSGKGQSLLRSDADLQKSWDYAQEGGRAGKGRVIVEGFIDFEYEITLLTVRHVGGTTFLEPVGHRQEKGDYQESWQPQAMSPKALAESQRVAKAVTDALGGRGLFGVELFVKGDQVWFSEVSPRPHDTGLVTLISQDLSQFALHARAILGLPIPVVRQFGPSASAVILPEGQSQQTSFANLGAALSEPDTAIRLFGKPEINGTRRMGVCLARDESVEAARAKATRASQAVKVEF; this is encoded by the coding sequence ATGACCCGTATCGGAACCCCATTGTCGCCCACCGCGACCCGTGTACTGCTCTGCGGCTGCGGCGAGCTGGGCAAGGAAGTGGTGATCGAGCTGCAGCGCCTGGGCGTCGAAGTGATTGCCGTGGACCGCTACGCCAACGCGCCGGCCATGCAGGTGGCGCACCGCAGCCATGTGATCAACATGCTCGACGGCGTGGCCCTGCGCGCGGTGATCGAGGCTGAAAAACCGCACTATATCGTCCCCGAAATCGAAGCCATCGCCACCGCCACCCTGGTCGAGCTGGAAAACGAAGGCTTCAACGTTGTGCCCACCGCCCGTGCCACCCAGCTGACCATGAACCGTGAAGGCATTCGCCGCCTCGCGGCCGAAGAGCTGGACCTGCCGACCTCGCCTTACCACTTCGCCGATACCTTCGAAGACTATGCCAAGGCCGTGGCCGACGTGGGCTACCCCTGCGTGGTCAAGCCGGTGATGAGCTCGTCGGGCAAGGGCCAGAGCCTGCTGCGCAGCGATGCCGACCTGCAAAAGTCCTGGGACTATGCCCAGGAAGGTGGCCGCGCCGGCAAGGGCCGGGTAATTGTCGAAGGCTTCATCGATTTCGAGTACGAAATCACCCTGCTGACCGTGCGCCATGTGGGCGGCACCACGTTCCTTGAGCCGGTAGGTCACCGCCAGGAGAAGGGCGATTATCAAGAGTCCTGGCAGCCACAGGCCATGAGCCCGAAAGCCCTGGCCGAATCGCAACGGGTCGCCAAGGCCGTCACCGATGCACTGGGCGGCCGCGGCCTGTTCGGCGTGGAGCTGTTCGTGAAGGGCGACCAGGTGTGGTTCAGCGAAGTGTCGCCGCGCCCGCATGACACTGGCCTGGTTACCCTGATTTCCCAGGACCTGTCCCAGTTCGCCCTGCATGCCCGTGCCATTCTCGGCCTGCCGATCCCGGTGGTGCGCCAGTTCGGCCCGTCGGCTTCGGCGGTGATTTTGCCGGAAGGCCAGTCGCAGCAGACCAGCTTCGCCAACCTGGGGGCGGCGCTGAGCGAGCCGGATACGGCCATTCGCCTGTTCGGCAAGCCGGAGATCAATGGCACGCGCCGCATGGGCGTTTGCCTGGCGCGGGATGAGTCGGTTGAAGCGGCGCGGGCCAAGGCTACCCGTGCTTCGCAGGCGGTGAAGGTCGAGTTCTGA